Part of the Streptomyces sp. WMMC500 genome is shown below.
GTTGATCCGGTGCGGCGGCAGATGGTGCTTGCGGCCGTGCCGGGGGAGGAACGCGACGCGCCGCCCCGCGATCTCGCCGAGGAACAGCGAGTCGCTCGGCGGTCCGTACGGTGTCTCGACGGCGATCTCCGTGACGTCGTCGAGGAAGGAGTAGAACCCCGAGCCGCCGATGACGCCGATCTCTGCCCGCTCTGCCGCTGCCTCAGCCATGCCGCAACGATAACCGTGCGGCCGGCGCGGCGTTCTTCAGGCCGCCGACGTACCGCTGGGCGACTTGGACGACGACGAGGAACCCGACGAAGACGACGAGGAGGAGGAAGACGAAGAATCCGAGGAGCCCGAAGAGGAGGAGGAAGAAGACGAGGACGACGAAGTCGACGACTCGGACCCCTTCTTCTCACTCGACCCCGACCCGGACCCGCCGGAACCCGACCCGCCCGAAGCCGAGCCGCTGCGGCTGTCCGTCCGGTAGAAACCGGAGCCCTTGAAGACCACGCCGACCGCGGAGAACACCTTGCGCAGCCGCCCCTGGCAGGCGGGGCACACCGTCAGCGCGTCGTCGGTGAACTTCTGCACCGCTTCGAGGCCCTCGCCGCACTCGGTGCACTGGTACTGGTAGGTCGGCACGTGCTTCCTCCTGGCACTCTCAACTGTTGAGTGCTAACGACGCTTCATCATGCAGCATTCCCGCCCGTCAGTCCACCGACGCGGGAACCGGGCGCCCACCGCCACGGACCGTGATCGTCCCGTGGCTCTCCGCGGCCCGCAGGCGCGCCCGGAGCAGCAGCAGGGTGGCGCACGCGAGCGCGGTCGCGGCCAGCGGTACGAGGAACCCGGCGTGGGCGCCCGCGCCGTCGGCCAGCCGGCCCGCCGCCGTCGTCGCCGCGGCCTGCCCCAGCGCGACGGCGCCCGACAGCCACGTGAACGCTTCCGTACGCGCCTGTCGGGGCACCAGCGCGTCCGCCAGGGTGAAGCCCGTGATCAGCGCGGGCGCGATGCACACGCCGACCGCGAGGCCGAGGCCGCCGAGCGCCGCCGCGGACTCCAGCCCCGCGACCGCCCAGAGCCCTGAGGTGGTGGCGACCAGCAGCGGGTACGCGACGAGCAGGCGCCGCTGCGCCGGGCCGCGCCAGTGGATCACGCCGATGGCCACGCCGGCGAGCATGTTGCCGGCGGCGAAGACCCCGTACAGGACCCCGCTCAGACCGGGGCGGCCGATCGCCTCGCTGAACGCGGTCAGCGACACCTGCATGCCACCGAAGACCGCCCCGACGCCGAAGAACGCCGCGACCAGCACCGGCAGCGCCGGTGCCCGCAGCGCGGAAGCCCGCCGTCCGCGGGGCAGGTCCCCGCGGCCGGTGCGCACCACCGGCGGCGCGGTCCGCCGCTGAGCGGCGAACAGCAGCCCGCCGGCCAGCGTCAGCACCCCCTCGGCCACCAGGCCCGCCGACGGGTGCACCCCCGTGCACAGCGCCGCGGCGAGCACCGGCCCGACGACGAACGTGAACTCGTCCGTCACCGACTCGAACGCCGTCGCCGTGTGCTGCAACGGGGTGCGCGGATCCGGCCCGGCGGCGAAGAGATGCGACCAGCGGGCCCGCACCATCGGCCCGATCTGGGGTATGGAGGCGCCCGTCGGGACCGCCGCGGCCACCAGCGCCCACCCCGGCGCGCCCGCCAGCGCGAGCACGCTCAGCAGGGCCACCGCGGCGGCGTGCAGCAGCACGCTCGGCAGCAGGACCGCCGGCTGCCCGTAGCGGTCCGTGAGCTTGCCGCTGACGGGCGCGCACAGCGCCATGGACAGACCCGCCGCGGCCGCCACCGTGCCGGCCAGGCTGTACGAGCCGGACGTGTGCTCCACCAGCAGCACGATGCTCATGGTCAGCATCGCGAACGGCTGCCGCGCGGCGAAGCCGGGGAGGACGAAGCTCCGCGCCCCGGGCGTACGCAACAACTGAAGGTAGCCGGGCCGCGCACCGGCGCGGCCAGGGGGCGTACCCGACGGGCCGGAAGCCGGATCCATGGGCGTACCGGCCGGATCGATCGGCGTACCGGAGGGAGATCCCGAAGGCGAAGGGTGAGGCGGGCGCGACACGGCCCGGTCCTTCCTGCTGCCTGGTAGTGCGCCGACCGCGCGGCTCGCGCGGGCCCGCCCCGCCCGGGACCGGGCGGGAAGCGAGCCGGCCGGCACGCACCGAGGGCCGTCCGCTGTGCGCGCCCGTCAGGCGCGCCGACCCTGCATCAGACAGAGACATCTGTTCGTACGAATTCCACGCCGACCCTACCGAACGCCGCCCCGCCACCGAAGACCGGCGGCAGGCCGGTGGCAGACGGCAGTCCCGGGCCGCCCTACCGCGCCCCTCGCTCGTTCGTCGCCAGCCAGCGCGCCAGCTTGCCGCCCCGCCCCACGTCCCGCAGCCGCTGCTCCGCCGCGTCGCGCACCTCGTCCGTCGCCACCACCAGCAACTCGTCCCCCCGCCGCAGGATGTCCGTCGGCGCCGGCACGAAGCTCGCCCCGTCCCGCACCACGAGCGTCACCGCCGCCCCCGGCGGCAGCCGCAGCTCGCCGACCTCCACCCCGTGCATCCGGGAACGCTCCGGCACCGACAGCGACAGCAGGTGCCCCCGCACCCGCTCCAGCGGCGCCGACTCGATGCCCAGGTCGTACGCCGCGTCGCCGTCGCCGAGCCGCAGCCAGCGCGCCACCATCGGCAGCGTCGGCCCCTGCACCATCGTGTAGACGATGACGAGCACGAAGACGATGTTGAACACGCGGCCGGAGTCGGGGACGTCGTTCACCATCGGGATCGTCGCCAGCACGATGGGCACCGCGCCGCGCAGCCCGGCCCACGACATCAGCGCCTGTTCCCGCCACGGGATGCGGAACGGCAGCAGGCTCACGATCACCGACGCCGGCCGCGCCACCATGGTCAGCACCAGCCCGATGACCACCGCCGGCATGATGTCGTCGCCCAGCTCGTGCGGCGTCACCAGCAGCCCGAGCAGCACGAACATCCCGATCTGGGCCAGCCAGCCCACCCCGTCGGCGAAGCCGCGGGTGGCCGACCAGTGCGGCAGTTTCGCGTTGCCCAGGACCATCGCCGCCAGATAGACCGCCAGGAAGCCGCTGCCGTGCGCCAGGGAGCCCACGGCGTACGCGACGATGGCGAGGGCCATCACCGCGATCGGGTAGAGGCCGGAGGCCGGCAGGGCCACGTGCCGCAGCGCGAAGGAGCCCAGCCACCCGATCGCCAGCCCCAGCGCCGCCCCGATGGCCAGCTCCAGCAGGATCTCGCCGAGGAGGACGTACCAGCTCTCGATGTGCCCCGTGGTGGAGAAGGCGACGACCAGGATGACCACGGGGGCGTCGTTGAACCCCGACTCGGCCTCCATCACGCCGTTGACCCGGCGCGGCAGGGGCACCTTGCGCAGCACGGAGAACACCGCGGCGGCGTCCGTGGAGGACACGACGGCGCCCATGATGAGCGCCTGCTTCCACTCCAGACCGACGAGGTAGTGCGCCCCGGTCGCCGTGACGCCGACGCTGACCGCGACGCCGGCCGTGGACAGGACGGCCGCCGCGGGCAGCGCGGGTCTGATGTCACTCCACTTCGTGCCGAGGCCGCCCTCGGCGAGGATCAGCGCGAGGGCCGCGTAGCCGAGGACCTGGGTGAGCTCCGCGTCGTCGAAGCCGTAGCCGAACAGTCCGTCCTCGCCGACGAGGACGCCGATGCCCATGTACAGCAGAAGGCTGGGCAGGCCGCTGCGGGACGCGAGGCGGACCGCCGCGACCGCGACCAGCAGAACCAGGGCGGCGACGAGCGCGAGCTTGTTGAGTTCCTCGACTGACAGCTTTCTCCCTCTCGTCTTTTCTGCCTTGACGGAGAATTTACCCGGAGGGAGCGTCCGCCTGCTGCTTCTGGGGAGAGCACAGGGGCCGTACGGAGTCCCTTGACCGGACGCCTAAGGTTGCTCCAGCAAGTGCTCCGCTGGCTCCAGAAGGACAGGCATGCCCCTCAACGAGAACGGCCGCACGGCAGGCAAGAGGCGCCGCCTCATCTACGTCGCGATCGGTCTCGCCACCGTGCTCGTGCTGGGCGTGGGCGCCGCCGCGTTCTGGACCGTCAGCACGGTGCGCGACTCCTTCCCGCAGACCACCGGTTCGCTCAAACTGAGCGGTCTGGCCTCGCCGGTCACGGTCAAGCGCGATGCCCGCGGGGTGCCGACACTGTACGGGGACACCGCCGAGGACCTCTTCAGGGCGCAGGGCTTCGTACACGCGCAGGACCGCTTCTGGGAGATGGACGTCCGCCGCCACATGACGTCGGGCCGGCTGTCGGAGATGTTCGGCGCGGAGCAGGTCGAGACCGACGAGTTCCTGCGCACGCTGGGCTGGCGGCAGGTGGCGCAGAAGGAGTACGACGAGGAGCTGTCGGCGGAGACCAAGAAGTACCTGCGGGCCTACGCCGACGGGGTCAACGCCTACCTCGCGGACCACAGCGGCTCCGGTCTGTCCGTGGAGTACGCCGCCCTGGGGTTCGTCAACGACTACGAGCCGGAGAAGTGGAGCCCCGTCGACTCCGTCGCCTGGCTGAAGGCGATGGCGTGGGACCTGCGGGCCAACGTCGAGGACGAGATCGACCGCTCGCTGCTCTCCCAGCGCTTCGACGAGGGCGAGATCGCCGACCTGTACCCGCCCTACCCGTACGAGCGCAACAAGCCGATCGTGGAAGGCGGCTCCGCGACCGCCGACGGCTACGAACCGCAGAGTGCGGGAGGGGCGCAGAGCACGTACAGTGCCGCCACCGCGGGCCTCAGCAGCCAGATGGGCTCGCTGGCGAAGACCATGGACGACATCCCCGCCCTCCTCGGTCCCAGCGGCAGCGGCATCGGCTCCAACTCCTGGGTGGTCTCCGGCGACCTGACCACCACCGAGAAGCCGCTCCTCGCCAACGACCCGCACCTGTCCGCGCAGCTCCCCTCGGTCTGGTACCAGATGGGTCTGCAGTGCACGAGAGTCAGCGACGACTGCCCCTACGAGGTCAGCGGCTTCTCCTTCTCCGGCATGCCCGGCGTGGTCATAGGTCACAACGCCGACATCTCCTGGGGCCTGACCAACCTGGGCGCCGACGTCGCCGACCTGTATCTGGAGAAGGTCGAGGACGACGGCTATCTCTACGACGGCGAGTCGCGCGAGTTCGGCACCCGGGAGGAGCTGATCAAGGTCGCGGACGGCGAGGACAAGCGCATCACCGTACGCACCACGCGCAACGGGCCCGTGGTCTCCGACCGCAGCGACGAGATGGCCGAGGTCGGCAAAGAAGCCCCCGTGGGCAACTCCGCGCCCGACCGGGGCGACGGGTACGCCGTCTCGCTGCGCTGGACCGCCCTGGAGCCGTCCAGCACCATGGACGCCGTCTTCGGCATCAACAGAGCCGCGGACTTCGATGAGTTCCGCGACGCGGCCCGCGACTTCGCCGTGCCCTCGCAGAACCTCGTCTACGCCGACACCGACGGCAACATCGGCTACCAGGCGCCCGGCAGGATCCCGCAGCGCGCCGGCGGCGACGGCAGCCTGCCCGCCCCCGGCTGGGACCCGGCGTACTCCTGGGACGGCTACGTCCCCTTCGACTCACTGCCCTGGGAGCTCAACCCCGACCGCGGCTACGTCGTCACCGCCAACCAGGCCGTCGTCGACGAGAACGACTACCCGTATCTGCTGACCACCGACCCCGGCTACGGCACCCGCAGCCAGCGCATCTCCGACCTCATCGAGGAGAAGATCAAGGACGGCGGGAAGATCTCCCCTGACGACATGCGCACCATGCAGCTCGACAACCACAGCGAGATCGCCGAACTCCTCACGCCGCTGCTGCTGGACATCGAGATCGATGACCCGATGGTGCGCGAGGCCCAGGACCTGCTGAAGGACTGGGACTACAGCCAGGACACCGACTCCTCCGCCGCCGCGTACTTCAACGCCGTCTGGCGCAACATCCTCAAGCTCGCCTTCGGCGACAAGATGCCCAAGGAGCTGCGCCCGGACGGCGAGTGCCTCCAGGTGCCGCCCGCCAACCCGGCGGCCGACCCCGACGGGCCCGCCACCGTGCGCGAGTGCGGCGAGCGCGACGCGGACGCCGCCCAGCCGGACGGCGGTGACCGGTGGTTCGAGGTCGTACGGAGCATCCTCAAGGACGAGGACAACCGCTGGTGGACGACCACCGACAGCCGCGGGGAGTCCCTCGACGGGAACCGCGACGAGCTGTTCGAGCACGCCATGAACGACGCCCGCTGGGAGCTGACCGCCGAGCTGGGCAAGGACATCGACACCTGGTCCTGGGGCCGGCTACACCGGCTGATGCTGCGCAACCAGACGCTGGGCACCGACGGTCCGGGCATCGTGCAGTGGGTGCTCAACCGCGGCCCGTGGAACCTCAGCGGCGGCGAGGCCGCCGTCAACGCCACCGGCTGGAACGCGGCCGGCGGATACGACGTGCTGTGGGTGCCGTCCATGCGGATGGTGGTGGACCTGGCGGACCTCGACGCCTCGGGCTGGGTCAACCTCTCCGGCGCCTCGGGGCACGCCTTCCACCCGAACTACACGGACCAGACCACGGCGTGGGCGAAGGGCGAGCTGTACGAGTGGCCGTTCTCCGACAAGGCGGTGGAGGACGCCGCGGAGGACACGATGACGCTGTCGCCGTGAGGCATACCGGGGGATGCCGGTGGCCGGGCGCTACGGCCGCGGGAAGCGGTGCACCGCGGAGGGCGTGACGGCGGCGGTCACGGGGCGGTCGTGGGGCTCGGCGGGCACGTGGTCGAGGACTTCGCCGTCGTAGAGGAGCACGACGAGGGCGGGCCCGGCGGCGGACGGCGCGCCGGCGGGGGACACGCCGGTCTCCGCGCCCGTACGCCGGCCGCCCGCGCCCGTACGCCGGAGGCCCGCGCCCCCAGTCCCGGCCTCCCCGCCCGAACTGCCCGAACCGCCTGTGCCCCCCGGGTCCTCCGCGCCGCCCCCGCCCCCCGCCAGCCGCGCCAGCACCCGGTCGTACGAACCGCCGCCCCGCCCCAGCCGCAGCCCCCGGCCGTCGACCGCCAGCCCCGGCAGCAGCACCGCCTCCGCCGTCCGCACCGCCGCCGGCCCGAGCCGCGGCCCGGCCGGCTCCAGCAGCCCGCGCCGGGCGGCCCGCAGCGTGTCGGGACCCTCGTACTCCGCCCAGTCCAGGTCGTCGTCCGCGAGCAGCACCGGCAGCAGCACCGCCGTCCCCCGCTCCCGCAGCGCCTCCAGCAGTTCGCGCGTGGCCGGCTCGCGCCCCACCGACACGTACGCCGCCACCGTCCGCGCCTCCGCCAGCTCCGGCAGCTCCAGCGCCCGCCGGGCCAGCCGCCGCCCCGCCGACGCGG
Proteins encoded:
- a CDS encoding potassium/proton antiporter, whose protein sequence is MSVEELNKLALVAALVLLVAVAAVRLASRSGLPSLLLYMGIGVLVGEDGLFGYGFDDAELTQVLGYAALALILAEGGLGTKWSDIRPALPAAAVLSTAGVAVSVGVTATGAHYLVGLEWKQALIMGAVVSSTDAAAVFSVLRKVPLPRRVNGVMEAESGFNDAPVVILVVAFSTTGHIESWYVLLGEILLELAIGAALGLAIGWLGSFALRHVALPASGLYPIAVMALAIVAYAVGSLAHGSGFLAVYLAAMVLGNAKLPHWSATRGFADGVGWLAQIGMFVLLGLLVTPHELGDDIMPAVVIGLVLTMVARPASVIVSLLPFRIPWREQALMSWAGLRGAVPIVLATIPMVNDVPDSGRVFNIVFVLVIVYTMVQGPTLPMVARWLRLGDGDAAYDLGIESAPLERVRGHLLSLSVPERSRMHGVEVGELRLPPGAAVTLVVRDGASFVPAPTDILRRGDELLVVATDEVRDAAEQRLRDVGRGGKLARWLATNERGAR
- a CDS encoding FmdB family zinc ribbon protein — encoded protein: MPTYQYQCTECGEGLEAVQKFTDDALTVCPACQGRLRKVFSAVGVVFKGSGFYRTDSRSGSASGGSGSGGSGSGSSEKKGSESSTSSSSSSSSSSSGSSDSSSSSSSSSSSGSSSSSKSPSGTSAA
- a CDS encoding 5-formyltetrahydrofolate cyclo-ligase — translated: MGSDQARKAALRRTLLAARAAVPPGEAASAGRRLARRALELPELAEARTVAAYVSVGREPATRELLEALRERGTAVLLPVLLADDDLDWAEYEGPDTLRAARRGLLEPAGPRLGPAAVRTAEAVLLPGLAVDGRGLRLGRGGGSYDRVLARLAGGGGGAEDPGGTGGSGSSGGEAGTGGAGLRRTGAGGRRTGAETGVSPAGAPSAAGPALVVLLYDGEVLDHVPAEPHDRPVTAAVTPSAVHRFPRP
- a CDS encoding penicillin acylase family protein, giving the protein MPLNENGRTAGKRRRLIYVAIGLATVLVLGVGAAAFWTVSTVRDSFPQTTGSLKLSGLASPVTVKRDARGVPTLYGDTAEDLFRAQGFVHAQDRFWEMDVRRHMTSGRLSEMFGAEQVETDEFLRTLGWRQVAQKEYDEELSAETKKYLRAYADGVNAYLADHSGSGLSVEYAALGFVNDYEPEKWSPVDSVAWLKAMAWDLRANVEDEIDRSLLSQRFDEGEIADLYPPYPYERNKPIVEGGSATADGYEPQSAGGAQSTYSAATAGLSSQMGSLAKTMDDIPALLGPSGSGIGSNSWVVSGDLTTTEKPLLANDPHLSAQLPSVWYQMGLQCTRVSDDCPYEVSGFSFSGMPGVVIGHNADISWGLTNLGADVADLYLEKVEDDGYLYDGESREFGTREELIKVADGEDKRITVRTTRNGPVVSDRSDEMAEVGKEAPVGNSAPDRGDGYAVSLRWTALEPSSTMDAVFGINRAADFDEFRDAARDFAVPSQNLVYADTDGNIGYQAPGRIPQRAGGDGSLPAPGWDPAYSWDGYVPFDSLPWELNPDRGYVVTANQAVVDENDYPYLLTTDPGYGTRSQRISDLIEEKIKDGGKISPDDMRTMQLDNHSEIAELLTPLLLDIEIDDPMVREAQDLLKDWDYSQDTDSSAAAYFNAVWRNILKLAFGDKMPKELRPDGECLQVPPANPAADPDGPATVRECGERDADAAQPDGGDRWFEVVRSILKDEDNRWWTTTDSRGESLDGNRDELFEHAMNDARWELTAELGKDIDTWSWGRLHRLMLRNQTLGTDGPGIVQWVLNRGPWNLSGGEAAVNATGWNAAGGYDVLWVPSMRMVVDLADLDASGWVNLSGASGHAFHPNYTDQTTAWAKGELYEWPFSDKAVEDAAEDTMTLSP
- a CDS encoding MFS transporter, whose translation is MDPASGPSGTPPGRAGARPGYLQLLRTPGARSFVLPGFAARQPFAMLTMSIVLLVEHTSGSYSLAGTVAAAAGLSMALCAPVSGKLTDRYGQPAVLLPSVLLHAAAVALLSVLALAGAPGWALVAAAVPTGASIPQIGPMVRARWSHLFAAGPDPRTPLQHTATAFESVTDEFTFVVGPVLAAALCTGVHPSAGLVAEGVLTLAGGLLFAAQRRTAPPVVRTGRGDLPRGRRASALRAPALPVLVAAFFGVGAVFGGMQVSLTAFSEAIGRPGLSGVLYGVFAAGNMLAGVAIGVIHWRGPAQRRLLVAYPLLVATTSGLWAVAGLESAAALGGLGLAVGVCIAPALITGFTLADALVPRQARTEAFTWLSGAVALGQAAATTAAGRLADGAGAHAGFLVPLAATALACATLLLLRARLRAAESHGTITVRGGGRPVPASVD